The genomic stretch AGGCAGTTATTTCCAGTTGGGCCAGAGATTCCAGAAAATGTTGGTTTGTCGAATAGTTCATCTTCTGGCTCAGATGATATTAATCTGGTGAATGATGGGGGCAAGAGGGAATTGGAGAAGAGGAGGAGGGTTGTGGCTGCCGAAGGTGAAGAGTTAAATGAGGAAGGCGCGCCCCTTAATTTGAAGCTTGGCGGGCAAGTTTTCCCTATTATGGAAGGGGACTTAAAGAGTGGGAAGAAGACAAAGATAGTTGGGATGACTTCAAATCGTGCTGTTTGTCAGGTGGAGGATTGTAAGGCTGATCTCAGTAATGCCAAGGATTACCACCGACGACATAAGGTTTGTGACGTTCATTCCAAGGCCAGCAAAGCATTGGTGGGAAACGTTCTGCAGCGGTTCTGTCAGCAGTGTAGCAGGTCTGTTGGATTCTATAATCATTCTTATTCCGGGGAAACATTTTAGAGCTATTTTCAATCCAATTGTTGATTTCTTATATGCATTGGTTGAGTTAAGCTCTTATTATTGGTTTTATATATCTTTCAATGAGGCTAAGGTTGTCAAACTTATGTTAAGTATAGGTCATTTTGCAGTACAATTTGTTTTTCCAATTAGAAGCAACTTGGTTATACTTTTTGGCAGGTTTCATGCTCTTCAAGAGTTTGATGAGGGAAAGAGAAGTTGTCGTAGAAGGTTGGCTGGCCATAATAGGAGGAGGAGAAAGACACATCCTGACACTGTAGTTAATGGAGGCTCTCTAAATGCTGAAAGGGGTAGCAGTTATCTATTAATAAGTCTCCTGAGGATTCTCTCCAATATGCACAGTAAGTCTTTTTATTACTGCAAATATATTCACTTTGCTGGCTGCTTTATGTAGGCACCACAATGAAAGCAGTTGGTTGCATATGTGATATTGGGCTGAATTCAAAATACTTGCCTACTATTTTGTGTTAATAATTTTTGATTGTGAAAGTGAAATCTTAAAGTTGGGTGAGCTAAATGTCAATGCTCAGAGGCATAATGTGATATTTGGAATCTAGGAGTCTTGGTTAGATGTCAATTTTCTTTAGTTCTCACTACAGCGTTCTCGCATCAGCTGGTCGCTTATAAGACAATTCTTGTGTGGCCTTGGCGTTTtaatgtaaaaattatttttgggttCCATGGTGATTTGATAAGACCATGTTGATGACTGTCCTGTGTTGCTGAGATTGTTTAAACTTCAACATTTGGGTATATCAATGCAGTATAAAAGCTAGCACTTTTGCTTGCCAGTTTTCTGTTATTGCCTGAACTATTTGGTCAATTTGTCATGACCATCACTGATTacacccctctctctcactctctgttGATGCTATTGTTTTCGTTGCACTTTCTTGCTTCAACTTTTTGGGCCTATCCATATTAGCTTTTCTAAAATCCTGGAGAGGGCAACCTGTCCTAGAGAATGCTTTTGTTGAAGAAATTCACTGGTTTTACTATGACAATTgacatttgtttatttttgtgtctGTTTCGTCTCCTTTTCTTGGGTGTCATGATTGACATACTTATTTGACTCCACAGCTTATGCCTTCTATAAATTGCAGCAAATAGCTCGGATCAAACAAAGGACCAGGATCTGTTATCTCATCTGTTGAGGAACCTGGCCAGTCTTGCTGGTACAGTAGATGGAAGGAACATATCTGCATTACTGGAGGGATCTCAAGGTTTGCTTAATGCTGGGACATCTAATGGGGATTCACAAAAGGTGCCAGATGTTACTCCAAATGGTTCTGAGCCCTCTATGCCTTCTAGTTCAGCCAACCTTCATGAACAGCCTAGGCCTATGGGACAATGCATGGCAGCATCTGCATCTGATATGACACAGAAAAGAATATCTTCAGATGATGCTGAGGGTGGACGTCTAAAAGCTCTATCAGGTGTACAGTACACTAATCTGCCTCCATCAAAGGACGACCTTCCATCCAAATCaattacatcaatcaaattaaataatattgatttgaataatGTATATGATGATTCAGAGGACAATGTAGAGAATTTGGGAAGGTCCCATGCTCTCGTAAATTCTGGGACTGGGTTTCTTGGCAATCCGTTATGGGTACAGCAAGACCCTCACAAGTCTAGCCCACCTCAGACAAGTGGCAACTCAGATTCAACTTCTTCACAGTCACCATCTACTTCTAGTGGGGAGGCTCAGGTACATTCTTCTTGCAATTACATCTCGTTCCATTTATAACTGCTCGTTTGAAAGcatttatgaatttgtttattATGGTGGAACCATTATAACTGGTTGAGTTTACTGCTCAAATTCATCTTGTCACAAACCAATCCCATAAGAGATGAGGTAGTGAATAGTGATCATGTAAACATAGATCACAAAGGAAGCTAAAATTTCATTCATAATAACCAAAgcatttacaaatttaatatctcaaatttaaaacctcaaaacattaaccaatattTACACTATAACAACCATAAATAACTAGTAAATAACAGTGTACTTGAAATCAACTAaaaatctttttcattttgcatACAAGCACTTATTCTAAACTTAGGGATGCAAATGAACAGAGCGGCTCGTGGATAGGCTTGGGCTTGACTCGGATTAGCTCAACTtaggatcattttttttttttttttaacttttagaaCATCATAACATAGGTTTGATATACATAAAGTCATGcataaaatataaactttcttgAACAATATGTAATGCATAAAATAGCACCCAATGTAAACTATTTTAAGACATAGATTCAATAATATGCATTGGctgattttaattaaaaattaatagtttaatCAAACCCACTTACCCCAACTTCATACTGACTTAGGTCACCCTTTGAATGTCCAAACTTGAATAATCAAGTGCCTAAAACATTTTAAAGAAGAatcagtaataatcatatcctAATGTTAAGCATAAAGTTTTAAATTCCCATGGTTattccttgtttctttttttgtttctaagcCTTAATATCTCATTCTTCTTCTATATTTCAGAACATAAATTTCAGTCTCTTAGAGGCCTTAAATATCCCTCTTGAATcgtataaaatttaattataacttCTATCCTTAAGTCCTAATAATTTTTGGGTCCTAAGCTGCTGTCCAGAAACCCAGACAATTTGACATATCGTCGCTGTAAATATCTAACTTTCTAACCGTAACTCCTTTTTAAGTGAAACTTGTCCAGAATCATTCCTCTTTTGAAGAGCTACATTTATAGTAAGATTCATTTTGCTCCCATTCATAAAATACAAGGAATTCTGATTGAAATACCATGATTGGTTTTTCTGGAACCACTTGTTCAAGATTTCGGGTCTGATTTTGGGGCTCTAGTAGCCTACCTAAAACATGTCCAATGgtcacaaaatattttatatgacGCTATCTTTCTGTCTGCAATATCTCATAAAACTTTCATGACCTAACTCTAAGTctatcatttttaaataaatagaaaccgAGTGCTACTTCCTAAGGTTTCTAATCTTCCAGAACAGAATTCTCTCACATTTTTTAAAGATCTCAAAACCCTTTCTAAAGATCTCCAGAAATTACAAAAGTTTTAACCTGATCTCTTCTGTATGCCACTAACCAACcctccaaatttaattgaatttggatttttgGATTATTCTAGAAAAATCAATCTTTCCCCATTACACAGTCTGGAATTTTCCACAGATTCCAGTATTGTTTCCCTTTTAAGTGTTGGTTCCAATCATCACactttttttaactcttttttagtttccaaaatttttctcttatagaTCCAATGTCTAACTCTTAAATTATATGAGTTTTCATaagaaaatttcataaaaattgaTCTGGTTTCAGATCTTATCTTTTTCCCTTAGATTGAATGCGAAAACTAACCAAGATTCAATTTTCGTTCTTCAAACAATTCCTAAAATTTTAGTAACATAAAACATTAAGAACTCTTCATCTTCCTTCATATAGATCATCTTCCTTcattttcactttgatgaaATCTAGTGACTGTAATTTTGAATCTCTTACCAAAACATCTTTTCTGCTCTCTTTCACACTCGATCAATTCATagacattttcttttaatttctcttcacttatttgaagaaaaaaactataCAGATTTACTGCTGGGCTGATGAGGAATCTTTCTATAGAGTGTGTTGTGAAAAGGTGAAAAGAAAATTCTGTTTTCTTGAAAAAAGGGTGGGCGTCATTAGGCTCTTTCTCTCTTCAATAAAATCTTCTCTTTCCTCTATTTTCTTACTCTTTCGTACCCAGCCCTAGTGAGGAGAAATACTAACGTACGTTCtgatttttctgaagaaaaatatgtatttatatgAGGTAcaccttctttttctctcccatTTGGCTGGTCCGAGGGGTCTTTCAAAGACACCTATGACTCCTCTTTTACCTCAACTTCCATCCCCTTTTGAAAGACCAAAAAATTTTCCATATTTCATCCTTCTTTCAaatcttcaaaaattaaaagaatccctcttttcttttctttcaatttcgACATTCAACAtcattcttcaaaattttaaatcaaagaTTTATCCtccttcaaatttcaatttaaaaaatccttctttcaaattttcaaagaaCATCTTCcttcttaattttcaaaattcaaaggtTTTCCTTCTTAAAAGACAAGTGGAGGGACAGGGTTTCCAGGGTTTCTAGAAATCTTGTCTTTTTAAAACAACATCTTATCTAATTTCCCTCTAGAGATCTTGTCTTTTTAAGACATACTTTGTCTATTCCTTCCTTAAAATCTATATCTTTCTAAGCATGTTTTGTCTAATACTTTCTAATTTTGGTCACTTCCTAATTTATAAACTTTCTTAAACTAGTCTTTTTTTGTTCCGAACTTTATTTCCAATTAAGCATCGATAATGAAATTAAcacttttgaagtttggggtgTTACTCCTTGtattgctcaggaaaaaaaaaaaggtttggggTGTTACTTATCTGATTCTCCTTTTCGGTTGTCAGCAGATTTCATTTCCTATCAACTTTAGTTTTTGAAACAGTTAGTGATTTAACATCTAGTTGATTTTTTGATACTAAGAATAGAACTCTAGTAAAGTGCTGTACACGATTATAGCTGTTGGAGAATGGTGCATGCATTTTATAAgtcaaaatacaatttttttttatttttttatttttttattttttttgtgcgGGACTTAAACAACTATTTCTCTGAACCACTCTTTTCCTATCAATCTTCAGAGTCGCACAGATCGAATAGTTTTCAAACTCTTTGGAAAAGATCCCAACGATTTTCCTCTTGTTCTCCGAACACAGGTATATTCTAAGTCATGAAATTGCTTCTGTGCAACCTTTCTTGGGTGTTTAATTCCACTGGTAGTTTAACCTTTTGTTATATGTTTTATAACTCCAGATCCTCGACTGGTTATCCCACAGTCCTACAGACATAGAGAGCTATATAAGGCCAGGCTGTATCATATTAACAATATACCTCCGTCTAGAAAAATCCACGTGGGAGGAGGTATGTTTCTGTTCTGATGCAAGATTACCTAGTCAGTATCATGTACATCAATTCCTAATCTTCTTTATTACAATTGATACATACAGCTCTGTTGTGACCTGGGATCCTATATGGGAAGGCTACTTGATGAATCCATTGACCCTTTCTGGAGAACAGGATGGGTATATACAAGGGTGCGGCATTGTGTGGCATTTATGTACAATggtttgctctctctctctctctctgtgtttgtgACTGTGTGCACGCATATATACACAATGTATGTATaaattacacacacacacacacactcttatacatgtatgtatgtataaatTAAGTACATTcaatttgctttctttctttttttttctttcttttttttgtatttttctgtCATTATGTTTTTCAGACTGATTCTGGTCatgctttatttattatttgttttatctgTCCTGCAGGTCAAGTTGTCTTAGACACACCATTACCTcttaaaagcaataaaagttgCAGGATTTCAAGCATCAAACCAATTGCTGTTTCCATATCTGAGAGAGTTCAGTTTGTCATAAAAGTCTTTAATCTTTCTCGGTCCAGTGCTAGGTATTCTTTTGCTTGTCTATCCATGCCTTAATAGTTTGTTTGCATCTCTCTGATTTTGTAGGTTGGGGAGAGAGGACAAagatttcctccaaactgggttggaggaagtctgtctataaaaatgatatatgcCCATTTGCATGTGAGAAAcgcatgtgtttttttaattgcaaagacaattttggaagaaattttatttaaaaggcatgtgagaagcatatacaaagggacacatgtcatttttatagattgagcTGAAGGAACTTTCTCCAACCTAGTtaggaggaaaactctgtccggAGAAGAAATGGTGTCTAGGATGTTAGATTTTGTTTCAGATTTGATCAGACCATCAGATTACTGCATAGATATTAAGTCCTGCCTTTTGGTTTCAGGCTACACTGCGCACATGAAGGGAAGTATCTTGTCCAGGAAACTTGTTACGACTTGATGGACGGTGCTGATATGACCTCTGAGCATGGTGAACTCCAATGCCTCAGCTTCCCATGCTCTATACCAAATGTGACTGGGAGAGGATTCATTGAGGTGCGGTGATcgctatgatttttttaatatattttgttctACCCAGTTAGCAACAATGGGTGTATTTGCTGTAAACTTTGGTTTACATatggttaattatttaaaaatgcatggAGCTGGCTAAGTTCAGGAAAAGATTGGATCCTACCCATGAGATGTCCATTATAAAAAATCTCCCTGACCCCTGTGATATGATATTGTTAGTCCTAGGATGCATTGAATCACTTCCAAAGTCTTAGACTACTTCTGGTGATCTTCAGCCTTTCTTGAAgttcattttcttaaaatatctCACAACATATGGTTTGAGTATTTTTCAGAAGGAACTTAATAAGCAGTCTCCATCTGTTAAAGTTACTCATAGGCCAGGGAGATCAGAGCTTGGTTTTCTCTAGACTATCCTGTTTTACTTGAATTGTTGACCAAGGAAATTTACTTCAGATAAGCCCAGAATCCAGACACACCCCTCCCTTCCCTTTCTTGCAATATGTCAAAGATATTGGCTTTTTTATTGAAACTTCACGCATTATGAGCTAGCATTTTTCATGAATAGGATGGAAATACAGATGCCTTGTTAATCACATTAAATTGTAAAcactacaattttttattataagagcATATTGAACTGTTAGTTCACTTGAAAGCAGAGGGATGGGGATTGAAGCTAACTTTTAAAAGCATAGTCAAAGGGGGCTAGAAGAGAAAAGTTATAAAAGGCCCATAAGGAGAAGCAAATGATGGCCCTGTTACATTTATAGGAGGAGAATACTCTGCAAAAACTTTTTGTTTCTACCTTTAGAGCATGCATAAGACTTTCTATTTCTAATTGAGAACATAAATATTTGATCTTGTCAGGTTGAAGATCATTGTCTCAGCAGCAGCTTCTTTCCATTTATAGTTGCAGAGCAAGAAGTGTGTTCTGAGATCTGTATGCTGGAGGGTGCAATTGAGGTGGCTGAAACTGCTGATGACATCCATAGAGTACCTGAAGTGCTAGAAGCTAAGGCTCAAGCCCTGGACTTTGTACATGAGATGGGTTGGTTGCTTCATAGAAGTCATGTGAAATTTAGACTGGGTCACCTGGATCCAAACCAGGATCTCTTCTCCTTCAAACGGTTCAAGTGGCTCATGGAATTCTCCATGGACCATGATTGGTGCGCCGTAGTGAAGAAACTCTTGGACATTCTGTTTGAGCGTGTAGTTGATGCAGGAGACCATCCTTCGGTTGAGCTTGCATTGTTGGATTTGAGTCTCCTCCACAAAGCTGTCGGGAGAAACTGCAGGCCTATGGTTGAACTCCTGTTAAGATTTGTCCCAGATAGAGTTTTGGATAAAAGAGGCACTCAGGAGAAGCAACAAGTTGACGGGGGCTACAGTGGCTTCTTATTTAAACCTGATAGGGCAGGGCCTGCGGGGCTTACTCCTCTTCATATCGCAGCCAGTAGAGATGGCTGTGAGAATGTACTGGATGCTTTAACTGATGATCCTGGATTGGTAATACCTTCTCTTACTGGACATCAGTTTTTTAGATCCAACTCTACATAGGGAGAACACACTAAATTGGTTCATAAATCCATCTGTAACTCACATTTGACCTACCACTCAGGCAGTCAAGCTGCTTCTGTGCATTCTTGAACATCCATAATTTGTGGATGGGTCCTAGAGCTAAAATATGACAGTAAACCCTAGCCCAGTACATTGAAATCCCCAATATACCCTTACAATACTGCAGGGGTGGACCCAACCTATTATTCGACCTAGCACAACAAACTTAAATTAAGTAGCAATAGACTTCATTGGCTCTGCTCTGCTCTATTCGCTCTGTCCATGAGGCTTATAAAGTAGAGACTAGTGTTACTATCCTGAATATGAGCCACCATTTCTAACAGAATCTCTCTCTATTTGAAGCATACTGTCTTCTGTGCGGGTGTGTTACAGGAGGATTTAGAGGATCATGTGACAATTTCTAGTATATCttaatcaaagcaaaaaaaaaaaatcctacatACTGATGATCTTATGATTAAAATGAGTTTCTGAAATTTGAGCTTCTGTGTTATTTGGAGCGGGTTTAGGACTATTGTTGAGTGAgaaccttttccttttttgatgCTGTTGGGGGCAGTGTATTCACTTCAAACCTTACATTGTTTGGCCAGACATCTCATTTTGCATTATTACTTCTGTTATTATGACACTGATAAGATCCTTTTCATGTTGCTGATATGGGTTTGCCTTCTTCAGGTTGGAATTGAAGCATGGAAAAGCGCTCGTGATAGTACAGGTTTGACACCCAATGACTATGCATGCCTACGAGGCCGGTACTCCTACATCCAACTTGTCCGAAAGAAACTTAGCAAGAAATCAGAAAGCAGGCATGTGGTGCTTGATATCCATGGTGCTGTCTTGGACTGCAACAATAAATGGAAGCAATCAGATGGGTATAAGTCATCGAAAGTTGCCAGCTTGCAAACCGAGAAGATCGAAATGGGAGCAACCTATCGACATTGCAATGTATGCCAACAGAAGCTGGCCTATGGCAACGTAAGAAGAAGATCACTGGCATACCAGCCGGCAATGCTTTCAATGGTGGCCATTGCTGCTGTTTGTGTATGTGTGGCTTTGCTCTTCAAAAGCTCACCTGAAGTTCTTTACGTGTTCCAGCCGTTCACGTGGGAACGGTTGAAGTACGGGGCAAGCTAAGGTCGTTATGTGTGGCTTTTCGAGACGGTAGGctggattttatttttgttttttcttttcctctcatTCCCATCCTAATTGCAAAAGATAAATGTAACAGTCCTGGTATTCTGTGGACTTAGATATCACCGGAAAGTATAGTACATGTATTAATGatagcaattttaaatttacatAGGGAAAAATTTCAATTACTGTTAATGTATTATACAGAGATGAATGCTGGCAATTTAATAGTTTAATGACCACTTGTATCTTAGAGTTCTTATAGAGCATTGGCAATCTGGAAAAATTCCTCTTTTTGTGCAGTAATTCCAAGGCAGCTTGATATCCAAGGAAGTGAGAGCCATTGTGGAGTAATGAAGATGGGCGTTTCTCCCCAGTCTTCAAGTTTGCAGTGGGTTGAACTTGGCATGACTTGTGTTAATATGCAGcaggaacaaaaaaataataataaaccctCTTCAAGACTTCAACTAGTTTTTCCCAGCCCTGCTAGTGTCTTCCCAGGCAGCAAGCTGTATATAAACAAATACTAGGAATAGATAAGAAAAAAACAGGCCCATGCCATTGAGAGTTGAGACAATTTAGGAATATTTAAGGTATGATTGGTAATGTGTTTTAAAGGTGTTTTTTGTATTGGTTTGAAAGAGTTTTTCATTGTTACATCGACATAAactctttttgtgttttgtttgaaTTGTTTCTTAATGTATTGGTTCGAggacagaaaacaaaaatacaaacaaatatgaTATCTCTCTATGggtaaaattaaagaatttttaagataattttacaataaaattaaaGACCATCaaaagacaatgaaaatcaGTGCCAAATACTATACTCCATGCCCATCAGCCCttgttgagaaaaaaataatattataaattacatttttattttacaacttcTCACAATGTTAATGTTGCGGTTTTTactagtttttaaatttttttaataaaaatagattGAAACTGTCATATcaatgaaataattttaaaatatgtaaattttaacattttctttaaaaaaaaattaaaaattaaaaatggatGAACCCTACCGGAAAATTCATACTAAAAAAATCTACAAGACCATGATGGAGGATAAGGGTGAAAAAGTCATTTCAGTGCCTCCTGCTTCTAAAACCCAGACTCTTGAGCTTCTGTGCCATCGATTGTTCAGTCATGGCCTCGGTATCTCTCTCATTCTCATCTTCACTACAC from Corylus avellana chromosome ca1, CavTom2PMs-1.0 encodes the following:
- the LOC132177581 gene encoding squamosa promoter-binding-like protein 1, translating into MEAKFRGKARQLYGPVVSDLNAVGKKSLEWDLNDWKWDGDLFRASPLNSIPSDCRSRQLFPVGPEIPENVGLSNSSSSGSDDINLVNDGGKRELEKRRRVVAAEGEELNEEGAPLNLKLGGQVFPIMEGDLKSGKKTKIVGMTSNRAVCQVEDCKADLSNAKDYHRRHKVCDVHSKASKALVGNVLQRFCQQCSRFHALQEFDEGKRSCRRRLAGHNRRRRKTHPDTVVNGGSLNAERGSSYLLISLLRILSNMHTNSSDQTKDQDLLSHLLRNLASLAGTVDGRNISALLEGSQGLLNAGTSNGDSQKVPDVTPNGSEPSMPSSSANLHEQPRPMGQCMAASASDMTQKRISSDDAEGGRLKALSGVQYTNLPPSKDDLPSKSITSIKLNNIDLNNVYDDSEDNVENLGRSHALVNSGTGFLGNPLWVQQDPHKSSPPQTSGNSDSTSSQSPSTSSGEAQSRTDRIVFKLFGKDPNDFPLVLRTQILDWLSHSPTDIESYIRPGCIILTIYLRLEKSTWEELCCDLGSYMGRLLDESIDPFWRTGWVYTRVRHCVAFMYNGQVVLDTPLPLKSNKSCRISSIKPIAVSISERVQFVIKVFNLSRSSARLHCAHEGKYLVQETCYDLMDGADMTSEHGELQCLSFPCSIPNVTGRGFIEVEDHCLSSSFFPFIVAEQEVCSEICMLEGAIEVAETADDIHRVPEVLEAKAQALDFVHEMGWLLHRSHVKFRLGHLDPNQDLFSFKRFKWLMEFSMDHDWCAVVKKLLDILFERVVDAGDHPSVELALLDLSLLHKAVGRNCRPMVELLLRFVPDRVLDKRGTQEKQQVDGGYSGFLFKPDRAGPAGLTPLHIAASRDGCENVLDALTDDPGLVGIEAWKSARDSTGLTPNDYACLRGRYSYIQLVRKKLSKKSESRHVVLDIHGAVLDCNNKWKQSDGYKSSKVASLQTEKIEMGATYRHCNVCQQKLAYGNVRRRSLAYQPAMLSMVAIAAVCVCVALLFKSSPEVLYVFQPFTWERLKYGAS